The following are from one region of the Prionailurus bengalensis isolate Pbe53 chromosome A2, Fcat_Pben_1.1_paternal_pri, whole genome shotgun sequence genome:
- the SEC61G gene encoding protein transport protein Sec61 subunit gamma produces MDQVMQFVEPSRQFVKDSIRLVKRCTKPDRKEFQKIAMATAIGFAIMGFIGFFVKLIHIPINNIIVGG; encoded by the exons ATGGATCAGGTAATGCAGTTTGTTGAGCCGAGTCGGCAGTTTGTGAAGGACTCAATTCGGCTGGTCAAAAGGTGCACTAAACCTGATAGAAAAG AATTCCAGAAGATTGCCATGGCAACAGCAATAGGATTTGCTATAATGGGATTCATTGGCTTTTTTGTGAAATTGATCCATATCCCTATTAATAACATCATTGT